In the Caenorhabditis elegans chromosome X genome, one interval contains:
- the W06D11.3 gene encoding uncharacterized protein (Confirmed by transcript evidence) codes for MVYGLLEDFHGEKPSRIFRLGTKKEKKFQKKDTLRQEVLNSHFLDNLHIYVVRERKLRREERQKRRESKDSSKQHMVTENIETVDAENEQQDGEKIASNTGDAPNITHLVDTSSSDIAGTTDSNNNNDKKTEELPEEKI; via the exons ATGGTTTATGGACTACTCGAAGACTTCCACGGCGAAAAACCATCCAGAATCTTCAGACTCGGAACCAAGAAAGAgaagaaattccagaaaaaggACACCCTTCGTCAGGAAGTGCTCAACTCTCATTTCCTTGACAATTTGCATATCTATGTCGTTCGAGAACGCAAGCTGAGGAGAGAAGAAAGACAGAAACGTCGTGAATCTAAG GACTCTTCAAAGCAACATATGGTCACTGAGAACATTGAAACTGTCGACGCCGAAAACGAGCAACAGGATGGAGAAAAAATCGCATCGAACACCGGCGATGCTCCAAATATCACACATCTGGTGGACACTTCTAGCTCGGATATTGCTGGTACTACCGACAGTAACAACAACAACGACAAGAAAACTGAAGAGCTGCCAGAAGAAAAGATTTAG
- the W06D11.5 gene encoding NR LBD domain-containing protein (Predicted) produces MAELWEEERKLFEEENSKREEMIKYATLRDVDRQPVQKVMEEIRNMYCKLMSCLSRRESFVLQEVKDRQMLLKVGLKICNEWLQEGNSNRPTPFHLLKPDQQKKLLHATKMLEFFIGLTPYDFDAQKTGDSQQEAVQRQRRQITNEQ; encoded by the exons ATGGCTGAACTTTGGGAAGAGgaaagaaaactttttgaggAGGAAAATAGCAAGAGAGAAGAAATGATAAAATACGCAACACTCCGCGATGTAGATCGACAACCAGTTCAAAAAGTCATGGAGGAAATTCGTAACATGTACTGTAAACTGATGTCATGTTTATCACGACGAGAATCTTTTGTCCTACAGGAAGTAAAAGATCGACAAATGCTCTTGAAAGttggattaaaaatttgcaatgaaTGGCTCCAAGAAGGCAACAGCAACAGACCAACACCATTTCATTTGTTGAAACCTGATCAGCAGAAG AAGCTCCTCCATGCTACAAAGatgcttgaattttttatcggGTTGACACCATACGATTTCGATGCACAAAAGACCGGAGACTCACAACAAGAAGCAGTTCAAAGACAACGACGACAGATAACTAACGAACAGTGA